TGCTCttcatcgccgccgccaccgtccaCCGGCTGCTCCTCGATGTCGTAGACGGCTTCGCGGCGACTACCGTGGGCGTCGGCCTCCGCCGCGCCGCCATCGGCTGGCTTCGGCACAAGCAGATAGTAGAGCACCTCGAGCAGGTGCGCGTTCTTGGTGACGTCAATCGCGGGGAACTTGTCCAGCATCTTGAACGGGCAGAGTTCCTTCATGAGCCCGGTGACCATCCGCGGGAGCAGCTCGCCGGCCTCGGCGGGCGACGCGCACTGCGGCTCGAGGATCCTGCGGAGGAGGAAGAGCGGGACCTGGTTCTCGAGCATGAGCATGTCGCGGAGGATGAGGCTGTGCGCTGACTTCCTCCCGGCGAAGTCGACGAGGTGCTGCATCCTCGACGACACCCTCCGCAGTGCCTTGCCGTCGGTGGCGACGTCGCCGTCGTTGGCCGCGGCGACCGCGTAGACCTGCAGGAACTCGAGCAGGAACGCGCCGTCGACGAGCATCATCCACGCGAGCGTCTCGCCGCTGAAGTCGAGGTAGCGGTGGTAGTAGGCGCGGACCTTGCGCTCGAGGCGCTTGAACTGGTCGACGAGCGCGTCGAGCCTGACCCCGCCGTCCCGGAGCCGCTTCTGCGCGCGGCGCGTGGCGGCGAGCTTGTAGCGCTCCATCTCGTACAGCTCGGGCCGCCAGTGGTGGTAGGGCCCCAGCGCAATGAACTGCGGCGTGTAGGCCTCCGGCTTATGCACCTGCAGCGGCTTGGGCACGTTGAAGACGGACACCGGGATGCccgtgtcgtcgtcgtcgtccccggGGGCGTCCTCCTCCAGGGACTGCCGGATCTGGACCACCCACCGGACCTCGTCGAacaccagcggcggcggcccgTGACGGCTGGTGTCTGGATGATCGGAGGAAGCCATTGCTAGTCGTCCTTCGCCGGCCCTGCACGTACTCGCCACGTACGTAGGTGCGGCGGGCCGATCACGATCACTGACTAAGCTCACTTACGAGAGAAGCGCTTAGCTTAGCTGCAGGTTTGTTGCTTATCGATTGGACCACTGGTTGGAATATATACGGCTGTGCAGCACAGCAGCAGTGATTTTGCGATTACTTAATTTCGTTAAAAAAATAATAAGGAATAAAGTGTAAGTTGGTGGCACAGTGTGCTTTTGATTTGAGTTTTTGAAACGCCAGGCTTCATTTTTCACATGTAAAATTTGGGTGTCCATTCTTAGCTAGCTACCAGTACCATCACCACGTCTCATATTTTCCCACCTTGGGTGTTAGTATACATCCACAGCCGGGTCTTGCTCCAATGCGACTGAAGTAAGAACCTaatcacggacggatcataagccaatcggcGGTGTTAGTATACACCGCAGTCGGTCCCAGATACCGACGGTGAAGGCTATGATCATCACTGTCGATAGCTTCCTGAGGACGAAATTGGACGGTGATGTGGGTTACGACGCGCCCATGAAAGGTGCGAGTATAGTAGTGATGTCCAAATGTAGTGATTTATGTAGAGCATATGGTCCAACATTGTGGTCAGACGGGTTCGATTATTAGAGCCATGTTTGGATCGCTCCCCAGCATCAGCACAAGATGATTAAATGGTCAGCCCATTAAGAGCCCACCTCCTAGCCTTAGCCCCTGCCAGCCTCTTCTCTGCTAGACCGCCGGTGCATGTGTTCTTTGGCCACCTGTTTGGACAACACCAGATAATACGCCACCTTCGCATTTCCTATGCTAGATCTTCTACTATTCTCTGTCAAGTAGTTCTGCACCCAGGCCAAGTCTCTGATCATCATTGGGTGATACGTTGGACATAAGTCCTCACGCGTCACGCCAGACCATCTGTTGAATGCTCCAATGTATATCCCACCACGAAATATTCCCTTAGGCACTTCTGTTCTTTAATTGTTGGacgcttttcttttcttctcaccGAACCACCCGGTCAGTTGAGTCCTGGACACCTCCTCCAAATTATCCGGGGCGTGCACTTTTGTCGACACAATATCGTTCAGCGAGTGCAGCTTCTACACACTAAGTCCTTTTAGCTCAATTTCTTCGCCGGTCTTTTGTGCCACTTTTTCTTGTATCTCTAGGACCTGTTGACCTGTTTAACACATCTTTAACACACATGCTAATCTAAAACTTGTGTTACCATCTTAATCACTAAAACGAAGAGATATGATCAGGTACATGGTCCTTACGACTATGCCGTGCTTAGGTTCCTACCGCGTGTTGGCACAACATGGCATA
The nucleotide sequence above comes from Miscanthus floridulus cultivar M001 chromosome 18, ASM1932011v1, whole genome shotgun sequence. Encoded proteins:
- the LOC136522955 gene encoding putative UPF0481 protein At3g02645, with protein sequence MASSDHPDTSRHGPPPLVFDEVRWVVQIRQSLEEDAPGDDDDDTGIPVSVFNVPKPLQVHKPEAYTPQFIALGPYHHWRPELYEMERYKLAATRRAQKRLRDGGVRLDALVDQFKRLERKVRAYYHRYLDFSGETLAWMMLVDGAFLLEFLQVYAVAAANDGDVATDGKALRRVSSRMQHLVDFAGRKSAHSLILRDMLMLENQVPLFLLRRILEPQCASPAEAGELLPRMVTGLMKELCPFKMLDKFPAIDVTKNAHLLEVLYYLLVPKPADGGAAEADAHGSRREAVYDIEEQPVDGGGGDEEQKPAAGCEYVKQLLLTVSSMASGLNSGRMRYVTRPIAFAVKAPWKMLTIVPGFSAMKQPVEAFFMSGADGSTHHAHDPNGAGYLTRPPLIEEIMIPSVSELANVGIQFCPTSGDLSTIAFDARTVTFHLPVVTLDSNTEVVLRNLVAYEASAASGPLVLARYTELMNGIIDTDEDVALLRRRGVVLNRMKSDGEVAKLWNGMTRSVRLTKVAFMDRTIEEVNRYYNSRWRVKTKRFMRKYVFSSWQLLTFLAAIMMLLLTTLQAFCSVYTCSRWFGTATVATAE